In Desulfuromonas acetoxidans DSM 684, one genomic interval encodes:
- a CDS encoding PEP-CTERM/exosortase system-associated acyltransferase: MTCVFSQSVPNVVAENFRFKYVDVDHFLMEEIYRLRYQVYCVERGFECLEDHPGGLEMDIYDRYSNHFCVVSTKSEKIIGTVRLILDSSIGLPIERHCVLDEKKKYAGAPTKIGEISRLAVSKHFRRTEISRVLGELQNIDLKGFDQVERIKHSLEEYLIVGLYQCLYHHSLKLGLTHWYAVMTEGVYALLRQWGVVWTQVGEETDYHGRRIPYLAEIEKNEQSVSLSNPQLLELPNGWEA, from the coding sequence GTGACTTGTGTTTTTTCCCAGAGTGTACCGAATGTTGTCGCGGAAAATTTTCGTTTTAAATATGTCGATGTTGATCATTTCCTCATGGAGGAAATTTATCGCCTGAGATATCAGGTCTATTGTGTAGAACGTGGTTTTGAGTGTCTGGAAGACCATCCGGGCGGTTTGGAGATGGATATCTATGACAGATACTCGAATCATTTTTGTGTTGTTTCGACAAAAAGCGAAAAGATTATTGGCACGGTACGACTCATTCTTGATTCTTCCATAGGCCTGCCTATCGAACGCCACTGCGTGCTGGATGAGAAAAAAAAGTATGCGGGGGCGCCAACAAAAATTGGTGAAATATCCCGTCTTGCTGTCAGCAAACATTTTCGACGTACAGAAATCAGCCGCGTGTTAGGGGAGCTCCAGAATATCGACTTAAAAGGGTTTGATCAGGTGGAAAGGATCAAGCATTCCTTGGAGGAATACCTCATAGTCGGTTTGTACCAATGTCTTTACCACCACAGCTTGAAACTGGGGTTGACGCATTGGTACGCCGTGATGACCGAAGGGGTGTACGCCTTATTGCGGCAGTGGGGTGTTGTCTGGACTCAGGTGGGAGAAGAAACGGACTACCATGGCCGCCGGATTCCGTATCTGGCGGAAATCGAAAAGAACGAACAGAGTGTCTCATTGTCTAATCCGCAGCTTTTGGAGTTGCCGAACGGCTGGGAGGCATAA
- a CDS encoding PEP-CTERM sorting domain-containing protein translates to MKNTSYVLNFFFALALLMPMSANALAYLPNPTEVYDGYIPAAIMYDEFYSYNLWLLDELANNGPVDLEGSESFTANAGVGGQDIVLYTQAGGTSNLGIGPDGTMNFEDPVNTNTGVSDGPKLDGYWGQNDQNNDGTPDDVNGPATVGQVLDYLHAYNPDNDTPVFLFDVNQTNIHWLWAAGQVKLLDDVTGTLVESWSFDIIPDGNYNPVPTDPMPYATYYDPSGSQDEDGNDVDTGSYVYVPGELEITGASGTSYDVDYNGSGFSDYALYSPTMDLSLYDPNDLFVVEFHFDGLNNGGEEFFLTGYTVPGDVPPEPIPEPSSLILLGGGLLGLGAYLRRRK, encoded by the coding sequence ATGAAAAATACATCGTACGTTCTCAATTTCTTTTTCGCCCTTGCTCTTTTGATGCCAATGAGCGCAAATGCGTTAGCCTATCTTCCAAACCCGACTGAGGTGTATGACGGCTACATCCCAGCAGCCATAATGTATGACGAGTTCTACTCGTACAATTTATGGTTACTGGATGAGCTGGCCAACAATGGCCCCGTAGACCTTGAGGGATCTGAATCTTTTACAGCGAACGCCGGTGTTGGTGGTCAGGACATCGTTCTTTACACCCAAGCGGGTGGAACGAGTAACCTTGGGATAGGCCCTGACGGCACGATGAACTTTGAGGATCCGGTAAATACTAATACTGGTGTTAGCGACGGTCCTAAACTGGATGGCTACTGGGGACAAAATGATCAAAACAATGACGGAACGCCAGATGATGTCAACGGCCCTGCCACGGTCGGACAAGTCCTGGATTATCTGCATGCCTATAATCCTGACAACGACACCCCAGTCTTCCTTTTTGATGTCAACCAGACCAATATTCATTGGCTGTGGGCGGCCGGACAGGTTAAGCTTCTCGACGACGTAACCGGCACATTGGTCGAATCATGGTCGTTCGATATCATTCCGGATGGGAATTACAATCCCGTGCCTACAGATCCGATGCCTTACGCCACCTATTACGACCCGAGCGGAAGCCAAGATGAAGACGGCAACGACGTTGATACCGGGTCCTATGTGTATGTCCCGGGAGAATTGGAGATTACCGGCGCCTCAGGAACCTCTTATGATGTGGACTATAACGGCTCAGGCTTTTCCGATTACGCTCTGTACTCGCCAACCATGGATCTGAGCTTATACGACCCCAACGACCTGTTTGTCGTCGAATTTCATTTCGATGGATTAAATAACGGCGGCGAAGAGTTTTTCTTGACCGGCTATACCGTTCCTGGAGACGTTCCTCCTGAGCCGATTCCAGAGCCATCAAGCCTGATTCTTTTGGGTGGTGGGCTTCTTGGCCTAGGCGCATACTTAAGGCGTCGCAAGTAG
- the pepA gene encoding flocculation-associated PEP-CTERM protein PepA gives MKKRLLLAVFITLFSLSSAQAYYISFDQTGSGNDANLVDMDIWSLTGWSEFNSDAGEVGDIFTYQDILTGAFTEDFTLEIDQGQDSALPSATGTFDFTTLYADVHLEGTYYNDQNIQFSLGTIQIYSDISGVIGDYDGADIDVATLSLTSALTSSLSGSLLAENDLAMLVDLAFKFDTVNDLFWGSDEEYLADKGWLLSMVAGRIDQNNLWVVGDDYLVEWNSPDFEAKFDVVPEPGTYLLLGIGIAGLALSRRRKS, from the coding sequence ATGAAAAAAAGATTACTGCTAGCAGTGTTTATCACATTGTTCTCACTCTCTTCGGCCCAAGCGTATTACATCAGCTTCGACCAGACCGGTAGCGGAAACGATGCAAATTTGGTTGATATGGATATCTGGTCTCTGACAGGTTGGTCCGAGTTCAATAGTGATGCTGGTGAAGTCGGTGATATCTTCACCTATCAGGATATTTTGACGGGAGCATTTACAGAAGATTTCACACTTGAGATTGACCAAGGACAGGATAGTGCGCTCCCCAGTGCAACGGGCACTTTCGATTTCACAACCCTTTACGCAGATGTTCATCTTGAAGGTACGTACTACAATGACCAGAACATTCAATTTTCACTTGGAACCATCCAGATCTATTCTGACATTTCAGGGGTCATCGGGGACTATGATGGAGCAGATATCGACGTTGCAACCCTTTCGCTCACAAGTGCTCTGACATCATCTTTGTCTGGCTCACTTCTGGCCGAGAACGATCTGGCAATGCTGGTTGATTTAGCCTTCAAATTTGACACCGTAAATGATCTATTTTGGGGCAGCGACGAAGAGTATTTAGCTGACAAAGGGTGGCTGCTGTCAATGGTCGCCGGTCGCATTGACCAGAATAACCTGTGGGTAGTGGGTGATGACTATCTGGTTGAATGGAACTCTCCTGACTTCGAAGCCAAATTTGATGTGGTCCCGGAACCCGGCACCTATCTGCTGCTCGGCATCGGCATTGCCGGCTTGGCTCTGAGCCGTCGCCGCAAGTCGTAA
- a CDS encoding SDR family oxidoreductase: MNGFFVTGASGVVGSALVPILLQHYDGNIYLLLRAENDVHLQQRLAELIDYWQITLPEDAQRLIPCRGDMTQARLGMAENSYSEVAQQCRSIIHCGGVVRMNLSVREARQAALFPAQEIVALGQKMHAAGGLKKIDYISTVGVIGKLHRPLTECFVEEKRTFHNTYEQAKAETEDYLASQMLNLPITIHRPSMVVGDSHSGKNINFQVFYHLCEFLSGKRTFGLLPDLADAVLDIVPSDYVAAVIAWSAGQTALAGLILHECSGTSLALKVVDLERDLFNYRYFSQGRRLFGHRNLHLPVPVFNVLIKIASLFVPQREAKVLKTLPHFLEYLRDPQVFEDQQTSRLLAGESIYKPAPLDYLPVVLEYYQKNKRA; the protein is encoded by the coding sequence ATGAACGGTTTCTTTGTAACAGGTGCTTCTGGTGTGGTTGGTTCTGCTCTGGTGCCTATTTTGTTGCAGCATTACGACGGCAATATCTATCTGTTGTTACGTGCTGAAAACGATGTTCATCTCCAGCAGCGCTTAGCCGAGCTTATTGATTACTGGCAGATCACACTGCCAGAGGATGCGCAGCGGCTTATCCCCTGCCGTGGGGACATGACGCAAGCCCGGCTCGGCATGGCTGAAAACAGTTATAGCGAGGTTGCGCAGCAGTGCCGCTCCATTATTCATTGTGGGGGAGTGGTGCGGATGAATCTCTCTGTCCGTGAAGCGCGTCAGGCGGCGCTGTTCCCGGCGCAGGAGATCGTCGCGCTGGGCCAAAAAATGCACGCGGCTGGCGGATTGAAGAAGATTGATTACATCAGTACTGTAGGTGTCATTGGTAAGCTCCATCGTCCCTTGACCGAATGTTTTGTCGAAGAGAAGCGCACCTTTCACAATACCTATGAACAAGCCAAAGCGGAAACTGAGGATTATCTTGCTTCACAAATGCTGAATCTACCGATCACAATCCATCGACCCAGCATGGTGGTGGGTGATTCACACAGCGGCAAAAATATCAACTTTCAGGTGTTCTACCACCTGTGCGAGTTTCTTTCTGGGAAGCGAACGTTTGGTCTGTTGCCTGATTTGGCTGATGCCGTTCTTGATATTGTGCCGTCCGATTATGTGGCAGCAGTCATCGCCTGGTCTGCGGGACAAACGGCTCTGGCTGGACTAATCCTCCACGAATGCTCCGGAACTTCGCTGGCATTGAAGGTGGTTGATCTGGAGCGCGATCTTTTCAATTACCGCTATTTTTCTCAGGGGCGTCGTTTATTTGGCCACCGCAACCTTCATCTTCCTGTGCCGGTGTTCAATGTGCTGATCAAGATAGCGAGCCTGTTTGTGCCGCAACGTGAAGCCAAAGTGCTCAAAACCTTGCCACACTTTCTCGAGTATCTCAGAGATCCCCAGGTGTTTGAAGATCAGCAAACGAGTCGTTTGCTGGCGGGTGAATCTATCTATAAACCGGCGCCACTAGATTATCTGCCTGTTGTTCTGGAGTATTATCAAAAGAACAAACGGGCCTGA
- a CDS encoding AMP-dependent synthetase/ligase, with protein sequence MLIDQVETVCGLLSRRVECSGAERCLFFKEERQWRGLTWDEFNDLLDKMMAYLHQAGCRPGDRIGIMAKTSLLWDLCHYAILKLGGVVVGLDPHDTAENVVHIIGQAKIRGVFVDSDALEEKMAAHDGALFFILQGEYCYADGLRISGQERSAQGDIPLAKVAKDSPATIIFTSGTTGTSKGIVYSHTQVIQACRAILSRYHDVASDAHLPCWLPLSNLFQRMLNFAGISVGAKLFYVANPMEIVQQLPEINPDVLIGVPRFYEKVHEGVMQTMNRQPWPVRKLFAVCLYLRRANAVQETSSGPGSWKQKLADLLVLKRVRQRIFGTRLLYVISGSAPMPLWLLRWYQSLGVLVLEAYGISENIIPIACNSLDGYRFGTVGKVLQENTVHVAEDGEIFVKGPGVFEGYLTGDAQDKLTLDGFLKTGDEGSLDAEGFVTLQGRKSDFFKTSTGKRVSPMALEAALLQLDAFEHVLVIGEGRKVPIILATLAQESGKGLAEVESHVVRAKINALAKEMFPSGLRPAAAVLLPHSFTLAGGELTANLKLRRKVISEKYAQLIDDVYQRISAKDLPVEDIYILEDSQGGIVRL encoded by the coding sequence ATGTTGATTGATCAGGTTGAGACCGTATGTGGCCTTCTCTCCAGGCGTGTGGAGTGCTCTGGAGCTGAGCGCTGCCTGTTTTTTAAAGAGGAGCGGCAATGGCGGGGATTGACTTGGGACGAGTTCAACGATTTGCTTGATAAAATGATGGCTTATTTGCATCAGGCCGGGTGCCGTCCCGGTGACCGGATTGGCATAATGGCCAAGACCAGCTTGCTCTGGGATCTGTGCCACTATGCGATTCTCAAGCTCGGCGGTGTTGTTGTCGGTCTCGATCCTCATGATACTGCCGAGAATGTGGTACACATCATTGGCCAGGCCAAAATCCGTGGTGTTTTCGTGGACAGTGATGCGCTGGAGGAAAAAATGGCAGCCCATGATGGCGCTCTGTTCTTCATTTTGCAGGGTGAATATTGTTACGCTGACGGGTTGCGTATTTCTGGTCAGGAGAGGAGCGCGCAAGGAGATATCCCACTGGCAAAGGTTGCGAAAGATAGCCCCGCCACGATTATTTTTACCTCCGGTACAACCGGAACCTCAAAGGGGATTGTTTATAGCCATACTCAGGTAATCCAAGCCTGTCGCGCCATTTTGTCCCGTTATCACGATGTGGCATCCGATGCTCATTTGCCCTGTTGGTTGCCCTTGTCCAACCTGTTTCAGCGCATGTTGAATTTTGCCGGGATTTCCGTGGGGGCGAAACTGTTTTATGTTGCCAATCCGATGGAGATTGTTCAACAGCTCCCGGAAATTAATCCTGATGTACTGATTGGTGTGCCCCGTTTTTACGAGAAAGTTCACGAAGGCGTGATGCAGACGATGAACCGGCAACCCTGGCCGGTGAGAAAGTTGTTTGCCGTTTGCCTTTATCTGCGCAGAGCCAATGCCGTTCAGGAAACAAGTTCTGGTCCTGGGAGCTGGAAACAAAAACTTGCTGACCTCCTGGTGTTGAAACGGGTTCGGCAACGCATTTTCGGGACTCGTCTTCTTTATGTTATCAGTGGATCCGCTCCCATGCCGCTGTGGTTATTGCGCTGGTATCAGTCGTTGGGTGTTCTGGTTCTTGAGGCCTATGGGATCAGTGAAAATATCATTCCCATCGCCTGTAATTCATTAGATGGCTACCGTTTTGGAACCGTTGGTAAGGTTCTGCAGGAAAACACCGTGCACGTGGCTGAGGATGGTGAAATTTTTGTCAAAGGTCCTGGCGTATTTGAGGGTTATTTGACCGGTGATGCACAGGACAAATTAACGCTGGATGGCTTTTTGAAAACAGGTGATGAAGGAAGTCTTGATGCCGAAGGCTTTGTCACGTTGCAGGGGCGCAAGAGTGATTTTTTTAAAACCTCTACCGGTAAAAGGGTTAGCCCGATGGCGCTTGAGGCTGCTTTGCTGCAATTGGATGCGTTTGAGCATGTGCTGGTCATTGGGGAGGGGAGAAAAGTCCCAATCATTCTGGCGACACTGGCGCAGGAGAGTGGAAAGGGCCTTGCCGAGGTCGAATCTCACGTGGTGCGTGCCAAGATCAATGCCTTAGCCAAAGAGATGTTCCCCAGTGGTTTGAGGCCTGCTGCCGCTGTTCTGTTGCCCCACTCTTTCACTCTTGCCGGGGGGGAGCTGACCGCAAATTTGAAACTGAGGCGCAAGGTGATTTCTGAAAAATATGCCCAGCTCATTGATGATGTTTATCAGCGCATTAGCGCGAAGGATCTCCCTGTTGAGGACATCTATATTCTCGAAGACTCGCAAGGAGGTATTGTCCGGTTATGA
- a CDS encoding efflux RND transporter permease subunit, translating into MIRNFVDKNCQAIFKSPGLYLLVLIFLTGIFGYYYATLPSETSVESLIVEDDPDLRFYEQYKEQFGEDQFLVVAFSTDDIFDSSILSYLDEQTVRLESLPEVDDVVSLSNVERFVGSDYDFMVEPLYNVLPANPSQENQVREQALDSSLIGGRLVNSTSTATLLLIRPIRSDDPRFDERLVDKVEALFASSASPYQGFAWHVAGWINTDVNMSRFMNRDMLVFMPMTFALLVILVAFALRNVWAIVLSIANVGVCLVWALAFLNLIGGAMSPITSILPPLIMALAVSDSIHVFTVFLKQNRHDAAVTDTIRRTLVHLAVPCFLTSFTTAIGFASLAVSQVPPIRHFGLAAAGGMMAEFLLTMTLIPVGICFLRHKTGLKGPAKEKKVVLRRSLKRLSSQLVAHHSVVVWSSVVLIVLSIWAALSIEVETNLLSYFKANSAVSQASRFVDQQLGGVETIEISLMTPDADQLLEPQTLAIVEGIEQYLERQPIVSQVSSANDFFREMNKAFHNDDPRFFSLPQSRAMAAQYLLLYDGDELERFMDGERRWTRVSARITEHRSSVVAEYLHHLNVYLQQVAEPEGLTVRITGKTLMVNKLIHLIVNSQVQSLALALVLILLTTVFIFRSIRLGVIALIPNLIPILLNFAVMGVLGIPLNSATAIIAAVAIGIAVDDTIHFICNYQHLRQSGGTVAAAVEQTLVDKGHPIIITSLIMAGAFAILLFASFVPTIQFGFLCSLIMLFAVVADLIVLPAIFLKFESTL; encoded by the coding sequence ATGATCCGTAATTTTGTCGATAAAAATTGTCAGGCCATTTTCAAATCGCCCGGGCTCTATCTGCTTGTCCTTATCTTCCTGACCGGAATTTTTGGTTATTATTATGCGACTTTGCCTTCTGAAACTTCCGTCGAGTCGCTGATTGTTGAAGATGATCCTGATCTGCGTTTCTATGAGCAGTACAAAGAGCAGTTCGGTGAAGACCAGTTTCTGGTCGTGGCATTTTCGACTGACGATATTTTTGATTCCTCCATTCTGTCTTACCTTGATGAACAGACCGTGCGCCTGGAGTCTCTGCCGGAAGTTGATGATGTTGTCAGTCTGAGCAATGTTGAGAGGTTTGTCGGTTCCGACTACGATTTTATGGTTGAGCCGCTCTATAATGTTTTACCTGCAAACCCGAGCCAAGAGAATCAGGTGCGGGAGCAGGCTCTGGACAGCAGCCTGATTGGCGGTCGCCTGGTCAATTCAACCTCAACAGCCACCCTGTTGTTGATTCGCCCCATCCGGAGCGATGATCCGCGTTTTGATGAACGGCTGGTCGACAAAGTCGAAGCACTCTTTGCTTCAAGTGCGTCGCCATACCAGGGATTTGCCTGGCATGTTGCCGGTTGGATCAATACCGATGTCAATATGAGTCGCTTTATGAATCGCGACATGTTGGTGTTCATGCCGATGACATTTGCCTTGCTGGTGATTCTGGTTGCGTTTGCTCTGCGCAATGTCTGGGCGATTGTCTTGTCCATTGCCAATGTCGGGGTGTGTCTTGTTTGGGCTCTGGCGTTTTTGAATTTGATCGGCGGGGCCATGAGTCCGATCACCTCGATTCTTCCGCCTCTGATTATGGCTCTGGCCGTGTCCGACAGCATTCATGTTTTTACCGTATTTTTGAAACAGAATCGCCATGACGCAGCAGTCACCGATACCATACGTCGCACTCTGGTGCATTTGGCGGTTCCCTGTTTTCTCACCAGTTTTACCACCGCCATTGGGTTTGCCTCCCTCGCGGTTAGTCAGGTTCCGCCGATTCGACACTTCGGTTTGGCCGCAGCTGGTGGAATGATGGCCGAGTTTCTGTTGACGATGACGCTGATTCCAGTGGGGATCTGTTTTTTGCGCCATAAAACCGGGTTGAAAGGTCCTGCAAAAGAGAAAAAAGTTGTGTTACGCCGTTCGCTGAAACGACTTTCCAGTCAGTTGGTTGCGCATCACAGTGTGGTTGTCTGGAGTAGCGTCGTGCTGATTGTGTTGTCGATCTGGGCCGCTTTGTCGATTGAGGTGGAAACGAATCTGTTGAGCTATTTTAAAGCCAACAGTGCCGTATCTCAGGCGTCGCGGTTTGTGGATCAGCAACTTGGTGGTGTCGAGACGATAGAAATTTCCCTCATGACACCGGATGCGGACCAATTGCTGGAACCACAGACTCTTGCCATTGTTGAGGGTATTGAGCAGTATCTCGAGCGGCAGCCGATTGTCAGTCAGGTCTCGTCAGCGAATGATTTCTTCCGTGAAATGAACAAGGCGTTCCATAATGATGATCCGCGCTTTTTTTCTTTGCCGCAGAGTCGGGCGATGGCTGCCCAATACCTGTTGTTGTATGACGGGGATGAGCTGGAAAGGTTCATGGATGGCGAGCGTCGTTGGACAAGGGTCTCCGCACGGATTACCGAACATCGTTCCAGTGTTGTCGCCGAGTATTTGCACCACCTCAATGTCTACCTGCAACAGGTCGCTGAACCGGAGGGGTTGACCGTCCGAATCACTGGAAAAACCCTGATGGTCAACAAATTGATCCATTTGATCGTTAACAGCCAGGTGCAAAGTCTGGCTTTGGCCTTGGTGCTGATTCTGCTGACGACAGTATTTATCTTTCGCTCGATCAGGCTGGGGGTGATTGCTCTGATTCCTAATCTGATTCCGATTTTACTCAACTTCGCGGTGATGGGAGTTTTGGGCATTCCTTTGAACAGTGCCACGGCAATTATTGCTGCAGTCGCAATCGGCATCGCCGTTGATGATACCATCCATTTTATCTGCAATTATCAACATCTCAGGCAGAGTGGAGGAACGGTTGCCGCAGCGGTTGAACAGACTCTTGTTGATAAAGGGCATCCCATTATTATCACCTCGTTGATCATGGCCGGGGCTTTTGCCATTCTGCTGTTTGCCAGTTTCGTTCCAACCATTCAATTCGGCTTTCTCTGCTCCTTGATCATGCTTTTTGCCGTGGTGGCTGACCTGATTGTTTTGCCGGCGATTTTCTTAAAATTTGAATCAACATTATAA
- a CDS encoding DUF1302 family protein → MRYLTRQRLSETTGSTFFVGRLLQLFAAVALFFVIDVAPLHAAQLKTIHYDSSAHATVVTLELDAPVHFVRHDLPATDHLSPRCYLDLQSTQPDKMLPWQRHVGDERLENIRLGVHGKTLRIVFDLQQPLSCQVLSTPNSPMIVLQFSHQSSDGLVPEVPDASVVLDALPASTDKESAASVVQQPSVSDPFFSVEPIEDVAASQGPFLAVSTWGELQGYTAYDVDSQGAEDDDFYRFQARFGADLEKAFSQQPLHGRVTVEVDRLYYDAEAADEDTDVTLYEAYLSLNRPQWDLSVGKQRVRWGKSDQLSPLDCINPEDLRQFVTIDLEDRKEPSWLVRLRTYGKVVSFEAIVSPWFEESEIDYFDSNWALYRNLRQSILTHPALSSAARAYAGDLRVHEEKPSDSLENMSGAFRMSWQTDQADYALSYRYGWETLPTIVSFPVKNIRYDGDPETDPITLLGSAVLTDEAVEARFRRQKVVGAEWETTFDLIGFRGEVAYIDKVAFLTSELISSRHEVGQLVTGIDYTSETEWYFNVQTSWLHIFHYDKELLYFDEDTVALLGELRKSLWRGNLDIATRFNYTLSDGSSYVQPNLTLKYFPNTECELGVNIFSGDGETWLGSYDQADQVYAKLNIVF, encoded by the coding sequence GTGAGATATTTGACACGACAGCGGTTGAGTGAGACGACGGGCTCGACGTTTTTTGTCGGTCGTTTGTTGCAACTGTTCGCAGCGGTGGCGTTGTTTTTCGTTATTGATGTTGCTCCGTTACATGCCGCCCAATTGAAAACCATCCATTACGACTCCTCTGCACACGCCACTGTAGTCACGCTCGAGCTTGACGCACCGGTCCATTTCGTCCGTCATGATCTGCCGGCGACAGACCACCTGTCGCCGCGGTGCTATCTTGACCTTCAGTCAACGCAGCCGGATAAAATGCTGCCATGGCAACGACATGTTGGGGATGAACGTCTGGAAAACATTCGTCTTGGCGTTCATGGCAAAACATTGCGCATTGTTTTCGATCTGCAACAACCATTGAGTTGCCAAGTGCTCTCGACGCCAAACAGCCCGATGATTGTTCTGCAGTTTTCCCATCAGAGCTCGGACGGGCTTGTTCCAGAGGTGCCTGATGCCTCTGTTGTTCTTGATGCGTTACCCGCTTCAACGGATAAGGAGTCCGCCGCGAGCGTTGTGCAACAACCGAGTGTTTCGGACCCGTTTTTTTCTGTTGAACCGATTGAGGATGTTGCCGCGTCACAAGGGCCTTTTTTGGCGGTTTCCACCTGGGGAGAATTGCAGGGCTATACAGCGTATGATGTGGACAGCCAAGGTGCTGAAGATGATGATTTTTACCGTTTCCAGGCGCGTTTTGGCGCAGATCTGGAGAAGGCGTTTTCACAACAGCCTCTACACGGTCGTGTGACGGTAGAAGTGGACCGACTCTACTACGATGCTGAAGCCGCTGATGAGGATACCGATGTTACGCTCTACGAAGCGTATCTCTCTTTGAATCGACCGCAGTGGGATCTTTCTGTGGGCAAACAACGGGTTCGCTGGGGGAAGAGTGACCAGCTCTCACCGTTGGATTGCATCAATCCCGAAGATTTGCGTCAGTTTGTCACCATTGATCTCGAAGACCGCAAAGAGCCATCGTGGCTGGTTCGCCTACGGACCTATGGCAAGGTTGTTTCTTTTGAAGCGATTGTCAGCCCCTGGTTTGAAGAATCTGAGATTGATTATTTTGATTCCAACTGGGCTCTTTACCGCAATCTGCGGCAATCGATTCTGACTCATCCCGCACTCTCTTCTGCGGCTAGGGCCTATGCTGGAGATTTGCGTGTCCATGAAGAAAAACCCTCGGATTCTCTTGAGAATATGTCCGGTGCCTTTCGCATGAGCTGGCAGACTGATCAAGCGGATTATGCTCTGAGTTATCGCTATGGTTGGGAGACTTTGCCGACTATTGTCAGCTTTCCTGTCAAGAATATCCGTTATGACGGTGATCCGGAAACGGATCCGATCACATTGCTGGGTAGCGCCGTTTTGACAGATGAAGCGGTTGAAGCACGTTTCAGGCGGCAGAAGGTCGTTGGCGCGGAGTGGGAGACAACTTTTGACCTGATCGGCTTCCGTGGTGAAGTTGCCTACATTGACAAGGTGGCGTTTCTCACCTCTGAATTGATTTCAAGTCGTCATGAGGTAGGGCAACTGGTGACTGGTATTGATTATACATCAGAAACGGAGTGGTATTTCAATGTGCAGACTTCTTGGCTGCACATTTTCCACTACGATAAAGAGCTGCTTTATTTTGACGAGGATACGGTTGCCCTGCTGGGAGAATTGCGCAAATCGTTGTGGCGCGGCAATCTTGATATCGCGACTCGGTTCAACTATACACTCAGCGATGGCAGCAGTTATGTGCAGCCCAATCTGACTTTGAAATATTTTCCCAATACCGAGTGTGAACTCGGCGTGAATATTTTCAGCGGCGATGGAGAGACGTGGTTGGGCTCCTATGATCAGGCGGATCAGGTTTATGCCAAACTCAACATTGTGTTTTAG
- a CDS encoding outer membrane lipoprotein-sorting protein has protein sequence MTRVKSVAICLGLFGVLATDCGATDNATSLTAKQVAERVYHRDVGEDMEMVGTMELISKSGHVRTRQMTTRRKDTPDERKVMIRFLSPADIKGTAFLVIEDVQDHSTRQHLYLPALKRTRRIVAAQQGRSFVNSDFTYEDMQRHPLDEWTYRLDAEQMIAGRNCYQLISTPKPDTETQYRKIASWIDRETFLPLKTIFWNKKSQPFKTYTVQTFKIVDGIATEMDVLMEDHDDEHKTRLKTQTVRYNCGLPDHQFTTRAMER, from the coding sequence ATGACCCGTGTGAAATCTGTTGCGATTTGTCTGGGTCTTTTCGGCGTGCTTGCCACGGATTGTGGCGCTACGGATAATGCGACTTCTCTGACAGCAAAACAGGTGGCGGAGCGGGTTTATCATCGCGATGTTGGTGAGGATATGGAGATGGTTGGCACCATGGAGCTGATCAGTAAAAGCGGCCATGTGCGCACCCGCCAGATGACAACGCGGCGAAAAGACACACCTGATGAGCGTAAGGTGATGATTCGCTTTCTCTCTCCAGCCGATATCAAAGGGACCGCTTTTCTGGTGATTGAAGATGTGCAGGATCATTCCACGCGTCAGCATCTTTATTTGCCGGCGCTCAAACGAACTCGTCGGATTGTTGCGGCTCAGCAAGGACGCAGTTTCGTGAACTCGGATTTCACCTACGAAGACATGCAGCGTCATCCTTTGGATGAGTGGACCTATCGGCTGGACGCGGAGCAAATGATTGCCGGACGCAATTGTTATCAACTGATCAGTACCCCGAAGCCCGACACGGAAACGCAATACCGCAAGATTGCCTCTTGGATCGACAGGGAGACTTTCTTGCCGTTGAAAACCATTTTTTGGAACAAAAAGTCACAACCGTTCAAAACATATACAGTACAGACATTCAAGATCGTCGACGGAATAGCGACGGAAATGGACGTGCTGATGGAAGACCATGACGATGAGCATAAAACGCGGCTGAAAACACAAACCGTTCGTTATAACTGCGGTTTGCCGGATCATCAGTTCACGACACGCGCTATGGAACGTTAA